One window of Novosphingobium sp. 9U genomic DNA carries:
- a CDS encoding AtzG-like protein: MRRASLIPSIGLLLLCLGVGIDGVRRWRRRSGAVPRTPEEIAAAAQARGLPIPPACEAGVSANLALLAEHAARLRA, from the coding sequence ATGCGTCGCGCGTCACTCATCCCCAGCATCGGCCTCCTGCTGCTGTGCCTCGGCGTCGGTATCGACGGCGTGCGGAGGTGGCGCAGGCGAAGCGGCGCGGTCCCCCGAACTCCTGAAGAGATTGCCGCGGCCGCACAGGCCCGCGGGCTGCCGATCCCGCCTGCATGCGAGGCGGGCGTCTCCGCCAACCTGGCGCTGCTGGCCGAGCACGCGGCGCGCCTGCGCGCATGA